The stretch of DNA atatgctcTTCTATGACTTATATCACATTTTTACCATCattattttaatctaaaaaatgTAAAGATTATATGAGTAAAAAAATAGTTGTATGGTTgtattagtattaaaaataaaaaataaaaagaatgaaaataccTGCTCAGCAAAGGGGGTTGGTTTGGAAATTTTGACTTTTTCAAGGAGGTCATGGTATGTGGCAGCATGAGGGTGAAAAACGAACATTCCAGCATTGAAATAGAGAGGAGGTTTGGGACCAAAATCAGAGGGCCATTGAACCTTATCAGGACATTGTTGGCAGTATCCAATTTTATACTGAGGGGTGTGACTCCAAGTTTTCTCACAAAAACAGTCCATCACACCATAGAAGTAATCATCAGGTAGATCAAACAGATGGTCAATGTTTTCAAAAACTTGGATATCACCATCTAAGTATATCATCTTGCTATACTCCACAAACTGCAAAATTTACATTCATATGCACCATTATTCTAAATACTATTTAAATTCAGATTCAATACACACGCACTACACAAAACAACTGTATCATTTATTCAACTTTTTGGTACAAATATATGTCTTGGGCTAATAAAGTACAAAAACAATATTCCTTTAGTGTTGATTTTTAATAATGAAAAGGTTTCCATGATACAAGACAGTccactaaataaaaaaaacacacacacacaaaaaggTGTCACTCCATAAAATAGGCAGAGGATCATATAACAACGTGTAACACATgcaaaagcaaaaaaaataaacattaaaacaaaaattggaCAAAAACATGTACCTCAAAAATACGTAGTTTGGAGTAATTAATGACATAATAAGCCATAGCAAATTGAGTTTGATTAGGTGGAGGATAAACAGGAACAATCTCCTTAACAATGCAACCTTGTGACACAAGAATCTTACGGTGTTCTTCAGGTACATCAGGTAAAATTGCAACCACTAAAGGGTAAATTGTTTTGGTTTTTCTTAACCCTTTTGCTAAACCAACAACACCCTTTATGTAATCACCGTTTCCTGCAAGGAATGTTACAAAGGCACGGCCTTTTCCACCGTCAAACTTGGTTTGTTCCACGGTGGCATTCACGGCGGCGGTGGTGATGTCCGGTGCCATTATTTAATTGAGAAAATTCAAGTTAAACAAGAAATGTTTTAAGAGACACAAGTCAAGAACAAGAATCAAGAAATGATTTGCTTAAGAGAGTTTTGTGTGAGAAATTGTATGGGGTGGAGAGTTgcttaaatagatttttttggGTAATGTCACTAGTGTTTAATCCGACGGTTATAAAGTATTTTTTAGATTCTACGGTGCCAAATgacatttcattaaataatatatatttgctTAATCTATATTATCTTTTTAGTAACGGATTTCAACTCATTCCAACTTTTTCCCAACTAATTGTATTCAAATGCTAATATTTAATCCATGTAACCATGTTATCCATGTTATTATAAGCAAAAAGTGTTAATGGAATTTGAGATTGAACACACCATATTATTATCCTTCTCCTAGTATGCGTGAGTTTTATAgctaaacttttttaaaataaaaaatatatagtctaTTCTCATATCGAACCATATATATAACTTAGATTTGAGTGTGAAATTAAccaacaataaacaatttttattatagattattttttagtcaaattttatttattgttggaTTAAATTCTAGATTGTCAtagtgtttttcttttaaaattcgGATagtttaagattaaaaaaataattataaattttcatcCATATATAGCTCTCTTGCATTGGATGATTCTGTAAtgtaaatattttcaaataataatatttgatctTTTGTATATACAAAGTCATATGAAATCTTGAATATGTCTACAGAAATTGAAATCTTGAATTTAATATTACAACTATTTCTCGTTACATATAGTtgttgaaaattatatttagataaataatttagttaaaatgTTTATAGTAAACGTGTATTAAAATCCCACCTCCAATCTAGTCATCTCTGTATTAAAATCCCACTCCCAATCTAGTCATCTCTGCTATCAAAACATTTTTATTGAGTATCACTTCAAACAACCAACTAAACCTCTCACACAAAGTCCTCTAATCAACCAAAGATACCTCCAAAACAACGTATTTTTACCATTTCAATTgatctaaataaattatttttaaaccaattttCCACACTAGTAGACTCCTCTTTTAGAATTGATTAAATTTCTTTCCATCATAACGAACAACTATTAGCTCCATATAATATCTCTTCATTCTTAAAACCATATCTAGCTCATAACACCTTAAACCATAATCCCAACCTCCAACATCATTTACCTAGTAAAGGTAAATCAAACTCATGCATATGCATTACCCCTAAACCACCACAATTTCTATCTAAGCGCACTTTGTTCTGTTGTCCCCCAACCCCctataaaaagttttaaacaaaGATTTTAGGTAAGATATGATACATGTTAGAGCCTTGAACAAGGAGAGAGAAAATAATCTGGTAGAGCGGacaaaataactttgaaaagaACTAGTCAACCTCGACATTTTCAACTAGAAAGTTTTTTTCTAATGCTTTCTATCAAAGATAGACAAAATGAAGATATTATCGGATTTCTTCCTATTGGAATACCAAGATACTTAAAAGGAAGTTGTCatgttttacaaatttaatataCGCGACACCTTATCCAGCCACGAGCTCTCCACATTTACTTCAGCAAGCAAACTTGTGTGAAAAATAACTGAGTCTCAAAACAAGTTCAAAGAGTAATAAATAGCCTTTATAGCACTCATTAGCCCAATTTTTTCTATCCAAGACCATTGTGTCAAATGCAAACTGCAAGTGAGAGATTCAAAATTCAGCATTTGAACCAACCTAAAAACCATAAACAAAAACTCGCTTTACCGAAGAGCATAACATTGCATTCAATCCTTTTGCGGTTTTCAGAAATAAAAAGGGTGACAATAGATCCCCTTAATACATACCCCTCACTAGACTAAATTTATGTGTCGGACTTCCATTAACTAATACATAAACTCGTTTTGAGCACACATATTTCATCACTCACTTCCTCTAGTTTAATGGAAAGTTCATTTTATTCATAACCGATTTAATATATATCCAGTCCATTGAATAATAAGTCTTTTCGAAGTCCATTTTAAatagaattaattattttttctttcttttagcCTCATCCACAATCTCATTAGCAATTAATATACCATCTAGGATTTATCTTCCTTCAACAAGAGTATGTTGTGGCTCACTAATGGCTTTATCTATTACTTGTTTCAGTCTCTTGGTGAGAACCTTTGACAACAATTTATACTTACAACCAACCAAAAAGATTGGTCTAAAATCAAATAGCTTTTGAGAATTTTCTTGTTTAGGAATCAAAACGATGAACGTATAAATTACCCCTTTTACAAGTATTTCATTTGCATGGAATTCAAGCAAAAACCGCATGAAGTCTATCTAATCACATCTCAAACTTTTATAGTTACCACAATCCTAAACCGTTTGTTTAACTTCCTCTTCTCTGAATTGACTTTCTAACACTACCGCTTCTTGGTCAGTGATTGTCTTGAAATGGAGATTTTTTTACACTTGGCCTCTCTGAACAGATTGATTTTAAATGAGTAACTAAAGTGATTAAATACAGCTGATCGAACTTTTGAAACACCTTTCTCTTTATTTCCATTGATACTCAGGATACTATTATGCATCCTCCAACACTTCATTAAaccataaaaaatttagaatttgcaTCACCCTCCTTTACCCAAagatttctatattttttccattgaatacTACAATTTACTCTTGATAATGAAAAAACATGAGAGGATACTTGACGTCTTTTTAACACTTAATCACCCACCAACGACTTTATCTCACCCTTTAAATCTAACCTCCTCAACTTTTCCTTTGACtcattaatttgtttttctataTTTCTTCTATGTTTATTGTGTCAAAGAAATTAAagaattattgttttttttttatataaaaaataagtgaGAAGATAATATGACATGAAATATTACATGaccaaaacgaagataatattacttattttttttataaaaaattcaataattcattctttactTTACCTCTTCTGTTGTAGCTACTTTAACTTCTtaataaatctaattttatcGTAACATACCATCGGTTAAATCTACTAAGAAGCTTATAAAAGATATACCAAAAACCTATTTGGCAAGTAATCGTGCTAGTTTAAATCATACACGaaagacattttttttatcgaaGGAAGCATGTATGTAGAAAAAACTACTATACTTGTATGTGAATACCTATTAACATCCATATATATTATTTCCCATAAACATCATATTTTTGTCGGAGATAATATTTTGGAGTACTATTTTATGCCCGATTGAGATCATATTTTCGTATTGTTTTCTAACTTTATAGGTTTATTATGTTTAAGAAAAAAGGTTTACCAATTTTAAGCTATGATTTTACTCCAAAAGATTAACTAGggcaaatatatataaaactaaattTTGGTTAACTACCACCGCCCAAGAAATAGGAGATATCATCACCGACTGGTCCTACGTAATTAAggtatatattttgtttatttacgTTATTAATTAACGAACCTATTTCCCCACGAAAGTCAGCTTATGGTGAAGCACGTCGACCTTTTATTTGAACACGCGGCTTTTTATCAAATGACTGTTACTTTTTTTACATCAAGACCAACAACATCATATTCTAATAGATCTTTGGTGAAAAGTGGGACAAGACATCTTATATTGACACATTATTTTCCATATGGCACCTACATCACCTCACTTTACttttcttttgaattattaaataagtaaattttaatatatgaaaaattgttTCACatcactaataaaaataaatctcaaaCTAGATTGTattgaaaaaattctaaaacTTGTAAAATGATCgactaaaataatatatcacttatacttaaaataaaataactaaaattaaatttaaattaaatatatttctttttttttgtttgtgtttttgttctaaaattttgattctttcaaaaaataagatataattagtgaatgatattttttatgctcttaaaaatttaaaatatatattaaataaattaatttttatttaacaaataaaaaaaatcaattaatttaaatttattattttttaatatatatatatatatatatataagtcttaaaaaaaactaaaattgaaagatggataatattaattaaagcgTTACatcattaaatatgaatttaattggTAGGGTCCACAAAATCGTTTGCGTGTCTCCCTGTATAGTGGAACATGTGTCAGCATCAAAGGCCTATTAGGGTGCCACATGGCAATCAGTGTACCTTCCTTGGACCAACATTGCTCGGCGCATGGTCGTTTTTTCTGGTATGGTTAGTTGGTCCAAAACTAAGACGCGTTCAAATCTACTAATGTCATCATCGTACAGTTAGCACCACGATTTaggataacaaaattaaatattagtatAACGTTAACTTATCTTATGGATAATGTTTGGAACTAAACCGACCATTTAATCTTTGGTTTTCTGGGTTTGTTCATCAAAATGAAAAGTCTACTATATTTGGCCTTGTGATGGAGATCGTAAGTTTTAGGTTTGACCAACAGAATAACTGTAATTGGCTTTCTAGAAAAAGAAATTGACTATTAAGCGATATATTCTTTGTGAATATTACATGgtcattatcatttttttattgattttatttttcgtTTTTTTACTATTGATTTCCCTTCCGTGTGTgccttctttattttttttccttttcctgtTCATAGTTTTTCTTACTCGAGCTcctttgattttgaaatattcaATACTAATATTATATTCCGGGAATTTTCATTGAATTTCCTATCATTtactttttctttgttttgggCTTTATGGTCCCACTGGCCAATAACATCTTTCTATAATATATATCTGGGAGTGATTAAGGGAAATTAAAGAAAGACATTTTATCTTcgtaaaaaaaagtaaatattttatcacaaaaagaaaaatatatatattttatcaccCAAATGAGGATACCATGGCCATGACAAATGCTCCTTGCTCATCCCTCCAAATTGCTGCTGTTGTGCATAGAAACATCATAGGCTCAGCTTTCTACATTTTGTGTTGCGCTGTACCGGCTCGGCTTTGTTCATCTGATCTCTTCATTCTTTTCTATAAGATTACCTCTGTTTTACTAAATATATGTCAAATtctatcttaaaaattaaattataaaatatttttaaagatgtaAGACCATTCACATCATAGGTTCGTCTTCTATTTAGtacaagataaataaatatttactgTGCTGTGAAAAAATTGGGTGGTAATTAAATAGTGTAAATGGTAGAATGTTCTCTCTTAATTTTTAAGACTCcacttaatatattatattaaaataaatatttgtattttagaGATTGGATTTGGAGTTATTGATTGTTTACtaagtattaaaattaaaaaagttatgaaTGATTGATgtgtaattataaaatttatttgagttttttttataaaagttacgtatcgtgattttttttatatccaaTGTGTGATTTAATTTGTAGTttggaaatttttaaaaattgataaaaaaaattaaataaaaaagatgttTAATATCAATgggaaaaatataaatatagatataaatctttttcaatttataataaaataattattaataataaaatctccatgttttcttaaaaatacTATAAGGAAACATATGCTCCCTTCTTTTCCATATGTTAATTAACCGTGAGAAGAATATGTTGGACCATTGTTAAGCCAAGCTTTTTGTTGCCCAGAAAGACTATGTATGGGTTTGGATTGAGGTTTTTTTTCCTCCTCGTGCTTGGCCCATGCTATTTGCTATGGACCCTTTTATTGTCCAAATGTAATATGAgctattctttttttaaaccaaacaaATAAACTCCTtcatatttatcaataattgttcttttatttattgAGACAATATACGACATTTTCAACAATTAGGATTCAGTATCATTTTCTTGAGACAATAAAAGGAGTTATACTGAATCCTAAATGTAGCTTGTATGATACTGAATCCTAAATGCAGCTTGTATGAAAATGAAACTCCTACGTACAAGCCATTGAGACAatagaaattaattttacatatgACAGATAACTTTAAATGTCAAACATATATTGGTATCATAAGTATATAATAATTGCATTGACATTTGATATATTAAGTTGTAATTTAAATccgttttacttttttttcttatgataaTGTATAAATTTTAACACTAAAATCTTTAGAACTAAATAAAATCCACGAATCATATTGCTCCTTTCActcattttagaaaatatatcattcctttttttaacctaaaaattGATGGGAAAGTTATCCAAAAAAGCATGAATGAGCAATGACAAGCCTCTTCCAATTTAATAATAAGACAttggtttttttataaaaaaaatgatgggAAAGTTACCCTAGAAAGCATGAATGAGCAAGTCTTTTCCAATTTAATAATCAAAGTCTCATTTAATGATGTAGCTTGCCATGTGATGAGTTTATTACAGTTTACCTTAgccaattaattaattttgtatttccttatcataaaaaaaaaccatGTTAATTAATCATACTAATTCATCTatcttaatatatatacttaattTCTTATGTAATCATAAGCATTTTTTGAGTCTTACGATCTTATCCTATCCTAGTGAGCCCCCAAGAATCATTGGCAATAATTATTTTCCTATCATACATAATTTTAGCAATGCATCCATAATGTGATAAAATtgtgataatattaaattttaaactctGAAAATATGTTTGCTGACTAAATATGATCCCATTAAGCTTTTACATTAGGCACTCTTTCAAAATTCAGTCAATAGCATAGTAAAAGAAATCACTTCAAATGCAATTATACCATGTTAGTTTAATGTATTAAAATCGTTCTAAGAAAAATATCTTTCTTATACgagtttttttctctttaattttgGATCATGATAATCTAAAGTATGAACATAAACTAAGTAAAGTTCAACTAAAGATTGTTCTAGTCAAGATTCGAATTTAAATTTTCTTGAGCAATTCGTCTTTAATTATAACTCGTTAACTACTTAAATCCACAAAACAATGATCACATTCCACCGACATGATAAATTGTAGGTACAAACATTCtcttacttttaaaaaaaatattacttaatGAGTAGCTCATGAAGATTTCACTTTATATGATTTGACATTGTAGCAAACCCAaacatccttttttttttttttttttttttaattatgtgaaatactaaaaattgaaagaagaataatttataatgATGATCATACACTAACAAGACTCTTGCCAAGAATTATATCATCGGTTGAAAAATCAGGCTCTTTGCGGAAAGTTCCTCTACCAAAGTCCAAGTTATATGAGTCTGTAAGACCTTCTACAAGGCCAAAATCAGGTTCCAACCCAAGCACACTCTTTGCCTTCTCCACTGATGCAAAGAAATGCtgcacaaaaaagaaaaatgaaatattagtGTTTGTTCATTATAATTtcataaatgcaaaaaaaaaaacaaataattcatTTTCCTCTATTGAGTTTATCTAGGAAAAAAGGATGTCTAAAACAATATATATCATTAGGCCAAAGATGATGATATAGTCATAAGGTCTACTTATTAATGACCTATTAACCTAAGCTTATAAATTACTATCTTAATTATTCAAACTCTAATTATTCCTAGTCCTTGTTTTTGGGATGTTACATTTTACCTGGTCACGAAATGGAAATGGCTTCTTTTTACCAAAATCGAAGTCTTTAGGGTTGTAGTGAATGATCTCTGGCTCTGGGAACCCACCAGCCtgaaaaatgaccaaaaataatataaaaaaattacttggtTCAAAGTCAAAATAAAGACATTATCAAAGAGTTTTCCAGTATTTTCTACCTGTGACCAAAAATATGATATGGCATGGATTGCTTACCTTAGCACATGCTTTTGCTAATCCATCAAATGTGACATATTTGTCTCCTGAGATGTTGAATATTTGCTTGCTGGCCTTATCATTTCCAAGAACATTCACAAAGGCTGTTGCCAAATCCTGTCATAATTGAACCATATTTTAGACAAAATCACAAAATGCCATAAACTCATATACTGtcatattaatttcatttatagTATATGATCCGCTAAAGAACTGTAATATCAAAAGGTGGATTCATTCATTCACTCGTACCTTAACATGACCAAGTTGTGTAATCTGTATTCCTGAGCCGGGAATAGGAATCGGGCGACCGGCTTTCAATCTGTGGAAGAACCATTCTTCAACAGGATTGTAGTTCAAGGGTCCATAGATATACACTGGCCTTATAGAAGTCCAATTAACATCCTTTGATTGCAACAAGCTTTCTGTTTCAAGCTTTCCCTTGTGCCTGCTCTTAGGGTCAACTGCATCAATCTATCAACATGTGTATATAATAAGTATCTAAACAACAACAACTTTGAGTGTAATAAAATAATGTGGATGACTACAACATATTTTCTAGTAAAACAAAAGAATATGGATGATTGGAAGCCTCAAACAGTTGCATCATGGCAAAACACATAATATTGAAAAGTAAAAATGTAAACTGACCTCAGCATGAGGTAATATATCAGATTTGAGATAGACACCAGCAGAAGAGCAGTAAATGAACCTGACATTTAGAaccaacatttaatttaatttaattattataaacaaaatggaGATCAAACTCATTTTTAAACTTAATTAACTAAATGACTTGTATAATGAATAGATTAAGTAATGGCAATAGCATTCATAGTTGAATAGTCTTATAAAACTAGTGCTACAACTCACTGTTCCAGATTAGGAAGAGCATCAATTATGGGCTCAACTTCCTCTGCCTCTCTTCCTGAAACATAACAAATGATGATTTGgatttcaaaagaaatatatcataataaaatcacaatcaaaattttaaattgtatagaGTAAGGTGAACAAGTAGGAATCTAAATACCATTTATGTCATAAACAACATCAAATCCTTGTGCTGAGAGACTTGATTTCACAAAATCATAGTCCTTTCTGTCTCCTTTCAAATGCAAGATctatatgaaattaaaaatattacattacaCAAGAATTAACGGTCCATGTATGATGGTAACAACTAACAAAGATGAAAAATATCACAGCATGCCTATTTGCCTAATAGACAGGTAATAGTCCAATGTTTGCATTTACAATTAGCATACCTTGGAAGAGAAATCAGCAAAATCAGTGTCTGATT from Cicer arietinum cultivar CDC Frontier isolate Library 1 chromosome 3, Cicar.CDCFrontier_v2.0, whole genome shotgun sequence encodes:
- the LOC101504579 gene encoding galactinol synthase 2-like: MAPDITTAAVNATVEQTKFDGGKGRAFVTFLAGNGDYIKGVVGLAKGLRKTKTIYPLVVAILPDVPEEHRKILVSQGCIVKEIVPVYPPPNQTQFAMAYYVINYSKLRIFEFVEYSKMIYLDGDIQVFENIDHLFDLPDDYFYGVMDCFCEKTWSHTPQYKIGYCQQCPDKVQWPSDFGPKPPLYFNAGMFVFHPHAATYHDLLEKVKISKPTPFAEQDFLNMYFKDKYKPIPNVYNLVLAMLWRHPENVELDKVQVVHYCAAGSKPWRYTGEEQNMEREDIKMLVKKWKEIYEDETLDYNNNVRVERFTAALLEAGGIKSMLTPSAA
- the LOC101504895 gene encoding chloroplast stem-loop binding protein of 41 kDa b, chloroplastic — translated: MARLVAFQQNQLSFPPLASSLSDFTGTRFQTHIQLKRKTWQPKGSFYVSASTNKKVLIMGGTRFIGVFLSRLLVKQGHQVTLFTRGKAPITQQLPGESDTDFADFSSKILHLKGDRKDYDFVKSSLSAQGFDVVYDINGREAEEVEPIIDALPNLEQFIYCSSAGVYLKSDILPHAEIDAVDPKSRHKGKLETESLLQSKDVNWTSIRPVYIYGPLNYNPVEEWFFHRLKAGRPIPIPGSGIQITQLGHVKDLATAFVNVLGNDKASKQIFNISGDKYVTFDGLAKACAKAGGFPEPEIIHYNPKDFDFGKKKPFPFRDQHFFASVEKAKSVLGLEPDFGLVEGLTDSYNLDFGRGTFRKEPDFSTDDIILGKSLVSV